A window of the Brassica oleracea var. oleracea cultivar TO1000 chromosome C1, BOL, whole genome shotgun sequence genome harbors these coding sequences:
- the LOC106293459 gene encoding calcium-binding protein CML19 yields MASFASGAAQFRRGLKTKGKTYGLTNQKRREIREIFDLFDIDGSGSIDARELNVAMRSLGFEMTNEQINELMAEVDKNNSGTIDFEEFVHMMTTKFGERDSKDELSKAFKIIDHDNNGKISPHDIKQIAKELGENFTDNEIEEMIEEADRDKDGEVSLEEFMKMMRRTSYGY; encoded by the exons ATG GCAAGTTTCGCGTCCGGAGCAGCACAGTTCAGAAGAGGTCTTAAAACTAAAGGGAAGACTTATGGATTGACCAATCAAAAGAGAAGAGAGATCAGAGAAATATTTGATCTCTTCGACATAGACGGTTCAG GTAGCATCGATGCTCGCGAGCTCAACGTTGCTATGAG GTCTCTCGGGTTTGAGATGACTAATGAG CAAATAAACGAACTGATGGCAGAGGTGGATAAAAACAATAGTGGAACAATAGATTTCGAAGAGTTTGTGCATATGATGACAACAAAATTCGGAGAACGAGACTCTAAAGATGAATTGTCTAAAGCATTTAAGATCATTGATCACGACAACAAT GGAAAGATTTCACCTCACGATATCAAGCAGATCGCGAAGGAGCTAGGAGAAAATTTCACAGATAATGAAATAGAAGAAATGATCGAAGAAGCAGATCGTGATA AAGATGGAGAAGTTAGTTTGGAGGAGTTCATGAAGATGATGAGGAGAACTTCTTACGGCTACTAG
- the LOC106322866 gene encoding methionine aminopeptidase 1D, chloroplastic/mitochondrial: MATAKTLQPRIISSFLGNNSILVSTQPLPHLFRFHLGRRHVSMQLSRTLSGLTNLLFNTRNVDELIDGKRKRLKPGHVSPRRPVPAHITKPPYVESLKVPGISSGLEIHDEDGVERMRASGRLAARVREYAGTLVKPGVTTDEIDEAVHNMIIENGAYPSPLGYGGFPKSVCTSVNECICHGIPDSRPLEDGDIINIDVTVYLNGYHGDTSATFFCGDVDEKAKKLVQVTKESLDKAISICGPGVEYKKIGKIIHDHADKYKYGVVRQFVGHGVGRVFHADPVVLHFRNNEAGRMVLNQTFTIEPMLTIGSRKPIMWDDNWTVVTEDASLSAQFEHTILITKDGAEILTDC; encoded by the exons ATGGCGACCGCGAAAACTCTGCAACCAAGAATCATCTCTTCCTTTCTCGGCAACAACTCTATTCTAGTATCAACGCAGCCTCTTCCCCACCTCTTTCGCTTCCATTTAG GGAGAAGGCATGTTTCGATGCAATTGTCAAGAACCTTGTCTGGATTAACCAATCTTCTCTTTAATACAAG AAACGTTGATGAACTGATTGATGGCAAGAGAAAACGTCTGAAGCCAGGACACGTGTCTCCTCGCCGCCCTGTCCCTGCCCACATAACCAAACCTCCTTACGTTGAGTCTCTTAAAGTCCCCGGAATCTCGAGTGGACTTGAGATTCACGACGAGGACGGTGTAGAGAGGATGAGAGCTTCTGGGAGGCTCGCAGCTAGAGTTCGTGAATACGCTGGGACTTTGGTTAAG CCCGGTGTGACCACAGATGAGATTGATGAGGCTGTTCACAACATGATCATCGAGAACGGAGCTTATCCTTCGCCACTTGGCTATGGAGGTTTCCCTAAGAGTGTCTGCACTTCTGTGAATGAATGCATTTGCCATGGAATCCCTGATTCACGACCGCTTGAGGATGGAGATATAATCAACATTGATGTCACAGTTTATTTGAAC GGCTACCACGGTGATACTTCAGCTACTTTCTTCTGTGGAGATGTCGACGAGAAAGCTAAAAAGCTAGTCCAG GTGACCAAAGAGTCTCTTGACAAAGCTATATCGATATGTGGACCTGGTGTTGAGTACAAGAAAATCGGCAAAATCATTCA TGATCATGCAGATAAATATAAATATGGAGTGGTTAGACAATTTGTAGGCCACGGTGTTGGACGTGTCTTCCATGCTGATCCTGTTGTTCTACACTTCC GGAATAATGAAGCTGGACGTATGGTTTTGAACCAAACCTTCACTATTGAACCCATGCTTACCATAGGAAGCAGAAAACCGATTATGTGGGATGATAATTGGACCGTGGTTACAGAAGATGCAAGCCTCTCTGCGCAATTCGAGCATACCATTCTTATAACCAAAGATGGAGCTGAGATACTCACCGACTGTTGA
- the LOC106322859 gene encoding patatin-like protein 3 — protein MAFSSERRLRCLSPSYGQHVTILSIDGGGVRGIIPGIVLAYLESQLQELDGEEARLVDYFDVISGTSTGGLIVAMLTAPDKTNRNRPLFAAKEIVPFYRKHCPKIFPHPRGAFAWAQILVRLVRGPKYNGKYLREVIEDFLGDTRLTQTLTNVVIPCFDIKKLQPVIFSSYQAVSRRVTDAKISDICLSTSAAPTYLPAHRFTNEDNEGNKHEYNLIDGGIAANNPTLCAIAEVTKQIVKKNPAMGDISPLDYTRVVVISLGTGSIRNEEKYDAIMASKWGLVSWICADGSSPIIDCYNEAIQDIVDYQSCVVFQALHSETNYLRIDDDTLKGDIGSVDISTEKNMDGLVEVGKALLKKNVSRVNLETGHYEPISDHVTNEEALKRVAKILSEERKLRESRYHKLKT, from the exons ATGGCTTTCTCTTCAGAAAGAAGATTACGTTGTCTTTCTCCTTCCTACGGACAACATGTGACGATCCTTAGCATCGATGGTGGTGGAGTCCGTGGGATCATTCCCGGTATTGTCTTAGCTTACCTAGAATCACAACTCCAG GAATTGGACGGTGAGGAGGCAAGGCTTGTGGATTACTTTGATGTCATCTCCGGGACGAGCACTGGAGGTTTGATAGTGGCGATGTTGACCGCACCGGATAAAACTAACCGCAACCGCCCTTTGTTTGCGGCCAAAGAAATAGTCCCTTTTTATCGCAAACATTGCCCTAAAATCTTCCCACACCCGCG AGGGGCGTTTGCCTGGGCTCAAATCCTGGTGAGACTTGTACGAGGACCAAAGTACAACGGGAAATACTTAAGAGAAGTAATAGAAGATTTCTTGGGAGACACGAGACTGACTCAAACTTTGACAAACGTTGTCATACCTTGCTTTGACATCAAGAAACTCCAACCAGTTATCTTCTCTTCTTACCAG GCGGTGAGCCGTCGAGTTACTGACGCGAAAATATCAGATATATGCCTAAGCACATCAGCCGCACCAACTTATCTCCCGGCTCATCGGTTCACTAATGAAGACAATGAAGGAAACAAACATGAATATAACCTCATTGACGGTGGCATCGCTGCCAATAACCCG ACATTGTGTGCGATTGCTGAAGTGACAAAGCAGATAGTGAAGAAGAATCCAGCAATGGGAGACATTAGCCCATTGGATTACACGAGGGTTGTAGTGATATCGCTTGGGACAGGTTCGATAAGGAATGAAGAGAAGTATGATGCGATAATGGCGTCAAAATGGGGACTGGTGAGTTGGATCTGTGCGGATGGTTCGAGTCCAATTATTGATTGTTACAATGAGGCCATTCAAGACATTGTTGATTACCAAAGCTGTGTCGTTTTTCAAGCTCTTCATTCCGAGACGAATTATTTACGTATCGAT GACGATACGTTGAAGGGTGACATAGGATCAGTGGACATATCGACAGAAAAGAACATGGATGGTCTTGTTGAAGTTGGTAAAGCTTTACTGAAGAAAAATGTGTCTCGTGTCAATCTCGAAACTGGCCATTACGAACCCATCTCTGATCACGTTACCAACGAAGAAGCACTCAAAAG GGTTGCAAAGATTCTGTCAGAAGAAAGGAAACTCAGAGAATCAAGATATCATAAACTCAAGACCTGA